The region TGGCAGGCCGCGCGGGACCTGCTGACCCGCACCATCGGGACGAGCTTCGACCAGGACTGGCACACCTGGCTGGACCAGTGCGCCGCGGGAGCCTGCGCCCGGCCCTGACGACACCGCCCTGCCGGTCGGCCGCGGAGCCGACCGGCAGGGCTACGCGCTCAGCGGAACGAACCGGCGTTCTCCTCGGCCCACCGGGCGAAGGTCCGCGCCGGACGCCCGGTGACCCGCTCGACCGTCGGCACGACGGTGTAGGCCGCGGGCGGCGGATCGGCGTGCCAGGCGATGACGAAGTCGACCACCTCCTCGGCGGCGCCCGTCGCGAGCAACCGCTCGCGGGCCCGCTCCCGGCTCAGCTCCTCGTAGCCGAACGGCCTGCCCAGCGCGGAGGACAGGACGCGGACCCGGTCCGGCACGGTCAGCGCCTCCGGACCGGTCAGCACGTACTCCTGACCGGCGTGCCCGTCCTCGGTAAGCGCCCTCGCCGCCACGGCGCCGACATCGCCCTCGTGCACCAGCGCGTTCCGCACCTGCGCGAACGGCTCCCGGACCACGCCTTGCGAACGCACCGACTCCGCCCAGCCCAGCGCGTTGGACATGAACTCGACCGGTTGCAGCGAGGTCCACCCCAGCCCGCTCGCGGCCACGGCTTCCTCCACGGGGCCGCGCCGGCCGCTCCACAGCATCGTCACGCGGCGGACTCCCGCCTGCTCGGCCAGCCGTGCGAGCTCCGGTCCGCTGCGCAGCGCGGTGCCGTCCGCGCCGTCGAAGGTGATCAGGTGCATCGCGGTAACACCGGCCAGTGCGGGCGCGAGCGTCGCGGGCTCGGACAGGTCGCCCGCCACCACCTCCACCTCTCCGGGCAGCTTCGCGGCGGCCGGGTTGCGGGACAGGGCGCGCACCTGATGTCCGCCGCGGCTCAGTTCGTCCACCACGTGGCGACCGACGTTGCCGGTGGCTCCGGTGACCAGGATCGTCATGCCTTTCCTCCCGTTGCAGGGGTTCCGGGCGCGACGCTATTTCTTCGAGTCAGGTGGAGGTCAAACATTTGCCGGCGCCACCATTGCAAATCGTGTGGTGCACCCGGAGGCAGGCGTTTGCTCACTCCGGGCTTTCGAAGGAGCCGTGACGCCCGGCGCCCTCGGCGAAGCGGGCCGCTCCGTCGAGGCCGTCGCCCGACAGCGACGCCATGCCCCGGGCGAACTCGTCGGCCATCGCGGCCCGCTCGTCGAGACCTTCCTGCTCCAGCAGGGACATCCGGTCGTTGCGCATGCAGGGCTGGGGGAATCCCGCGATCTGCCGGGCGAGGCGCTGCGCCTCCGGCAACGCCTGCCCGGCCGCGACCACGCGGTTCGCGAGCCCGATCCGCAGCGCCTCGGCCGCGTCGACCGGCCGTCCGGTGAGCACCAGGTCCATCGCGGTGCCCGCCCCGACCAGCCGGGGCAGCCGGACGGTGCCGCCGTCGACGAGCGGCACGCCCCAGCGGCGGCAGAACACGCCGAAGACCGCGGTCTCGTCGGCCACCCGCAGGTCCGCCCACAGCGCCAGCTCCAGCCCGCCCGCCACGGCGTGCCCGGCGACGGCGGCGATCACCGGTTTCGACAGCCGCATCCGGGACACGCCCATCGGCCCGTCACCGTCCGGGGCGAGCCGGTTGCCCCGCCCGGCGCTGATCGCCTTCAGGTCCGCACCCGAGCAGAAGGTCCCGCCCTCGCCGTGCAGCACGGCCACCGAAGCCTCTTCGTCGGCGTCGAAGGCCCGGAAAGCGGCCGCGAGCGCCTCGGCCGCGTCCCGGTCGACGGCGTTGCGGACCTCGGGACGGTTCAGGCTGATCGTTGTCACCGCGCTCTCGCGGTGGACCAGCACGGGCTCCTCGGAGGCCATGGCGGTCCCTTCGTCCGATGTGGATGGTCGTCAGATTTCTCCTGCGGTGGCGGGGCGAGCACGGCGCAGGATGGCGGCGGTGTCGACCCCGCGCGGCAGCGTGCCGAACGCGACCCCCCAGTCCCCGTCGAGCCTGGAGGCGCAGAAGGCGTCGGCGACCGCCGGGTTGCCATGCCGGTGCAGCAGCGAGCCCTGCAGCACCACGGCCATCAGCTCCACGACCCGGCGGGCCCGGTACTGCGCGTCCTCGAGGTCACCGAGTTCCTTGCGCACCGACGCGATCGCGCGGTCCAGCCGCCCGTCGGCACCCGCCGCCTGCTCGACCTCGGTGAAGTAGGCCTGCACCGACTCAGGCTGCTTGGCCATGGCCCGCAGCGCGTCCAGCGCGGCCACGTTGCCCGAGCCCTCCCAGATCGAGGCCAGCGGCGACTCCCGGTACAGCCTCGGCATGCCGGACTCCTCGACGTAGCCGTTGCCACCCAGGCACTCCAGCGCCTCCGCCGCGTGGGCGGGCGCGCGCTTGCACACCCAGTACTTGGTGACCGCCAGACCGATCCGGCGGAAGCTCTCCTCGCCGTCGTCACCGGCCGCGGCGCGATCGACCGCGCCCGCCAGCCGCATCCCCGCCACGGTCGCGGCCTCGGCCTCCACCGCCAGGTCGGCCAGCACGTTGGTCATCAGCGGCTGGTCGACCAGCCGGTCCCCGAACGCCCGGCGGTGGGTGGCGTGGTGCACCGCCTGGACCACGCCCTGGCGCATGCCGGCGGCCGAGGCCACGGCGCAGTCGAGCCTGGTCAGGTTGACCATCCGGATGATGGTCGCCACGCCGCGGCCTTCCTCGCCGACCAGCCATCCGCGCGCATCCTCGTACTCGATCTCGGAGGAGGCGTTGGAGCGGTTGCCGAGCTTGTCCTTCAGCCGCTGCAACCGGATCGCGTTGCGCGTGCCGTCGGGCAGCACCCTGGGCAGCAGGAAGCACGACAGACCGCCCGGGGCCTGGGCCAGGGTCAGGAAGACGTCCGACATCGGCGCCGAGGTGAACCACTTGTGCCCGGTCAGCGTGTAGGTGCCGTCACCGGCCGGAACGGCGCGGGTCGTGTTGACGCGGACGTCGGAGCCGCCCTGCTTCTCGGTCATGGACATGCCCGCGATCAATCCGCGCTTGCCGGCCGGCTCGCGCAGGCCGAAGTCGTAGACGGGAGCGGCGAGCAACGGTTCGTACAGTTCGGCGAGCTCGGGTGCGGCGCGCAGGGCGGGGACGGCCGCGTAGGTCATCGAGATCGGGCACAGGTGCCCGGGATCGGTCTGCCCCCACACGTACATCTTCGCGGCCCTGGCCACGTGGGCGCCGGGACGCTCCTGCCGCCACGGTGCGGCGTGCAGGCCGTTGGTCACCGCGACGTCCATCAGGTCGTGCCAGTGCGGGTGGAAGTCGACCTCGTCGACGCGGTGGCCGTAGCGGTCGTGGGTGCGCAGCACCGGCGGATACTGCTCGGCCAGTCGAGCCCATTCCTGAACCCGGGCGCTGCCGGCGAGCGTGCCGAGAGCGTGCAGCTCCTCCTCGGCCCAGGCCGCGCCTTCCCGGCGCAGGCCCTCCAGCAGCGCCGGATCGCCGGCGACATCGTGGTCCACCAGCGGTGGGACCTGGTTGGTGACCTCATGCGTGACGGGCATCGGCGACTCCTAGCGCTCGCAGGGTGAAGGTGACCAGGGCGGGGATCGTGTCCGGGCCGGAGGCACCCTCGGCCAGCGGGCCCACCAGGGCCTCCGCCCCGGCGCCCACCAGGGCCGCCGCCGTGACCTGGGGGTCCTGCGCGGGCAGGACGCCGCGGTCGACGCCCTCGGCGATGTGCTCGGCGAAGACGTCGCGGAACGCCCGGCGGAACACCAGCCGCTCGGCGTCGACGGCCGGGTCCACCGGCTCGGCCAGCAGCGCGTAGGCCAGCCGGGGAGCTTTGAGCGCCCGAGCGGCGAAGGTCTCGATCACCGCGACGATGCGCTGGACCAGGTCACCGGGCCGCCGGGACGCCTCGGCCACCGCCGCGACCTCGCGCGAGACCACGGTGCGGAACAGCTCGGCGGCCAGCTCGGCCTTGCTGGGGAAGTGGCGGTACACGCTGCCGGTGGCGATCCCCGCCTCCGCCGCCACCGCGGCCATCGAGCACCCGGCGTAGCCCCGCTCGGCGAGCAGGCCGACCGCGGCATCGAGGACGACCTGGCGCTGGGCGTCCATGCGGGCCTGCACGGCCGGGGTGCGTCGATAGGGCACGCGAAGGAGTGAACCACCGATTCATCACTTCACGCAATGGTCCGCCGACCCTGGGTGCCGTGGGTCTTTTCGGCCTTGGCGAACGATCCGCGCGAGGCGTTTCCCTCGGAGGGGATTACGCGCCGCTCATCAGCACCACCCGCGTCGGTCGGGCTCTTCCGGCCCGGCGGCGGATACCCACGAAGCCGTTGACGTCCAGCGGCTCCGCAAGGGCTACGGCACCCTCGGCGAGCAGATCGGCTGCGAAACCGAACGCATGGGCGCCAGCGCCCCAGGCCGTTGCTCGCTGCCGAGGACGGCGATGGCCGCTACTCTGCCGTGATGACCAGCCCGCCGAGCCCGCACGCCTCCGACGACGCGGTGGCGAACGAGGTCGTGGCGGTCGCCGACGACTGGGCGGTCGCGATCGTGTCCAACGACGCCGCCCGCATCGGCGCCTTCATGGCCGAGGACTGGGTGGTCGTGTCGGAATCCGGCGTGTCGTCGAAGGCCGACTTCCTCGCGCTGGTCGACTCCGGCGACCTGAGGCACTCCGCGATGAGCAGGGTCGGCGCGGCGAGCGTCCGCGTCCACGGCGCCACGGCGGTGTACGCGGCGAGGGTGACAAGCACCGCCCACTACCGGGGCCGGCGCTTCGACGCCGACGAGTGGACCACCGACGTCTTCGTCCGGCACGAGGGCCGCTGGCTGTGCGTGCACAGCCACATCACACCCGCTGCGCAGGACGGATGAACGCCCGCTAGCGCGGCTCCACTGAGGACGTTCGACTCCGCGGTCCTCCCGTCGCGGCGGGCGAAGGTCCGTCGGGCGGACGCGCGGCGCGTCGGTCCCGTTCCCGGTTTTCCCGACTCCACCGGCGGATTCTCACGTGGACGTCACGAAGGTCAAGATCTGTCTTCGATCAGGGTGAGTGCTGGTCCTGGTCGCCGCGCGCGTGCTTTGATCGCGCGAGGGAGCCCGAGCCGTGTTGGGAGACTCGCGGTGGAGCGG is a window of Saccharopolyspora erythraea NRRL 2338 DNA encoding:
- a CDS encoding acyl-CoA dehydrogenase family protein; amino-acid sequence: MPVTHEVTNQVPPLVDHDVAGDPALLEGLRREGAAWAEEELHALGTLAGSARVQEWARLAEQYPPVLRTHDRYGHRVDEVDFHPHWHDLMDVAVTNGLHAAPWRQERPGAHVARAAKMYVWGQTDPGHLCPISMTYAAVPALRAAPELAELYEPLLAAPVYDFGLREPAGKRGLIAGMSMTEKQGGSDVRVNTTRAVPAGDGTYTLTGHKWFTSAPMSDVFLTLAQAPGGLSCFLLPRVLPDGTRNAIRLQRLKDKLGNRSNASSEIEYEDARGWLVGEEGRGVATIIRMVNLTRLDCAVASAAGMRQGVVQAVHHATHRRAFGDRLVDQPLMTNVLADLAVEAEAATVAGMRLAGAVDRAAAGDDGEESFRRIGLAVTKYWVCKRAPAHAAEALECLGGNGYVEESGMPRLYRESPLASIWEGSGNVAALDALRAMAKQPESVQAYFTEVEQAAGADGRLDRAIASVRKELGDLEDAQYRARRVVELMAVVLQGSLLHRHGNPAVADAFCASRLDGDWGVAFGTLPRGVDTAAILRRARPATAGEI
- a CDS encoding crotonase/enoyl-CoA hydratase family protein encodes the protein MASEEPVLVHRESAVTTISLNRPEVRNAVDRDAAEALAAAFRAFDADEEASVAVLHGEGGTFCSGADLKAISAGRGNRLAPDGDGPMGVSRMRLSKPVIAAVAGHAVAGGLELALWADLRVADETAVFGVFCRRWGVPLVDGGTVRLPRLVGAGTAMDLVLTGRPVDAAEALRIGLANRVVAAGQALPEAQRLARQIAGFPQPCMRNDRMSLLEQEGLDERAAMADEFARGMASLSGDGLDGAARFAEGAGRHGSFESPE
- a CDS encoding nuclear transport factor 2 family protein: MTSPPSPHASDDAVANEVVAVADDWAVAIVSNDAARIGAFMAEDWVVVSESGVSSKADFLALVDSGDLRHSAMSRVGAASVRVHGATAVYAARVTSTAHYRGRRFDADEWTTDVFVRHEGRWLCVHSHITPAAQDG
- a CDS encoding NAD(P)H-binding protein, which produces MTILVTGATGNVGRHVVDELSRGGHQVRALSRNPAAAKLPGEVEVVAGDLSEPATLAPALAGVTAMHLITFDGADGTALRSGPELARLAEQAGVRRVTMLWSGRRGPVEEAVAASGLGWTSLQPVEFMSNALGWAESVRSQGVVREPFAQVRNALVHEGDVGAVAARALTEDGHAGQEYVLTGPEALTVPDRVRVLSSALGRPFGYEELSRERARERLLATGAAEEVVDFVIAWHADPPPAAYTVVPTVERVTGRPARTFARWAEENAGSFR
- a CDS encoding TetR/AcrR family transcriptional regulator, encoding MPYRRTPAVQARMDAQRQVVLDAAVGLLAERGYAGCSMAAVAAEAGIATGSVYRHFPSKAELAAELFRTVVSREVAAVAEASRRPGDLVQRIVAVIETFAARALKAPRLAYALLAEPVDPAVDAERLVFRRAFRDVFAEHIAEGVDRGVLPAQDPQVTAAALVGAGAEALVGPLAEGASGPDTIPALVTFTLRALGVADARHA